The following are from one region of the Cyanobium gracile PCC 6307 genome:
- a CDS encoding alpha/beta hydrolase family protein produces MKRTSASLAGLGLALVAALTAAAPARALETIELKLPLVETTFSIRLAELSDPRALLAGNSDLAELDQATRGAIGRSLVDLFNAPLPLQVLDVARQVVPSPLAQQALLLLSSLGGVDGLPADISSDTVLKVLDRAAGRGPLTMLGVLQAVPGRTASVDVGKGLFLLQRMNAQLLSANRLLEGEPPETPAPSLRDPGPLPVQRDTLTLPVAYRPQPLEVVVIRPTQQPSGRLVAISHGLWDGPESFEGWARHLASHGYTVLLPRHPGSDRTQQQAMLSGKVPPPGAAELRLRPLDISALIDAAAAGTLGLPSGLNTASVVVLGQSWGATTALQLAGARPTAQQLQKRCNDLQDPQRNLSWVLQCSFLGGTDKAALTDPRVKAAVAVSPPMSLLFETGATPVFAGRVLVVSGSRDWVVPPGPEAIAPMARVARLGKAGHRLVLAGGGDHFNMGSPYDQGGGPLRGLLLAWVNGAFAAGPAVAPGPGASALLPPGGWGDGSLSLIEVTDRLTSWNP; encoded by the coding sequence TTGAAGCGGACATCTGCGTCCCTGGCTGGGCTAGGCCTGGCCCTGGTCGCGGCCCTGACCGCTGCTGCGCCGGCCCGGGCCCTCGAGACGATCGAGCTGAAACTGCCCCTGGTCGAGACCACGTTCTCGATCCGGCTGGCGGAACTGAGCGATCCCAGGGCCCTGTTGGCGGGCAACAGCGACCTGGCCGAGCTTGACCAGGCCACCCGGGGCGCCATCGGCCGCTCCCTGGTGGATCTGTTCAACGCCCCCCTGCCCCTGCAGGTCCTGGATGTGGCCCGCCAGGTGGTCCCCTCCCCCCTGGCCCAGCAGGCCCTGCTGCTGCTCTCCTCCCTCGGGGGGGTCGACGGTCTGCCGGCCGACATTTCCAGCGACACGGTGCTGAAGGTCCTGGACCGGGCCGCCGGCCGCGGGCCCCTGACGATGCTGGGGGTGCTCCAGGCCGTGCCGGGCCGGACCGCCAGCGTGGATGTGGGCAAGGGCCTGTTCCTGCTGCAGCGGATGAACGCCCAGCTGCTGTCAGCCAACCGTCTGCTGGAGGGGGAGCCGCCAGAGACGCCGGCCCCCTCCCTGCGGGATCCGGGCCCCCTGCCGGTGCAGCGCGACACCCTGACCCTGCCGGTGGCCTACCGACCCCAGCCCCTGGAGGTGGTGGTCATCCGCCCGACCCAGCAGCCCTCCGGCCGGTTGGTGGCCATCTCCCATGGCCTCTGGGACGGGCCCGAGAGCTTCGAAGGCTGGGCACGGCATCTGGCCAGCCACGGCTACACGGTGCTGCTGCCACGCCACCCCGGCAGTGACCGGACCCAGCAGCAGGCCATGCTCTCCGGCAAGGTGCCGCCGCCCGGTGCGGCGGAGCTGCGCCTGCGCCCCCTCGACATCTCCGCCCTGATCGATGCGGCGGCCGCCGGGACGCTGGGGCTTCCAAGCGGGCTGAACACCGCTTCGGTGGTGGTGCTGGGCCAGTCCTGGGGCGCCACCACGGCCCTGCAGCTGGCGGGCGCCCGACCCACCGCCCAGCAGCTGCAGAAACGCTGCAACGATCTGCAGGATCCGCAGCGCAACCTGAGCTGGGTGCTGCAGTGCAGCTTCCTGGGGGGGACCGACAAGGCGGCCCTCACCGACCCGCGGGTGAAGGCGGCCGTGGCGGTGAGTCCGCCGATGTCGCTCCTGTTCGAAACCGGAGCCACCCCTGTCTTCGCAGGCCGGGTGCTGGTGGTGAGCGGCAGCCGCGACTGGGTGGTGCCCCCTGGTCCCGAAGCCATCGCTCCGATGGCCCGGGTCGCACGCCTGGGGAAGGCCGGCCACCGGCTCGTTCTGGCGGGTGGCGGCGATCACTTCAACATGGGCTCCCCCTATGACCAGGGCGGCGGACCCCTGCGGGGACTGCTCCTGGCCTGGGTGAACGGAGCCTTCGCCGCCGGTCCGGCCGTCGCCCCCGGGCCGGGCGCCTCGGCCCTGCTGCCCCCGGGTGGCTGGGGGGATGGGAGCCTCTCCCTGATCGAAGTGACGGACCGGCTGACGAGTTGGAACCCCTGA
- a CDS encoding alpha/beta hydrolase, producing the protein MLLILAGPAARAAEQVVFVSGAFRRSIPVADLERLARTGEAVGLLGDALRLGGKDPAEVGKLLNHRVTLPLVQTTRLLSTRFGENALERLSGILYPLKAPPVGMVALRSATILGIEAGSGTLSAVGFLRAYPNEEVAINLPALQSALAGLSGMGHVVKEFLESDLGSNLERVQEPGSPAPP; encoded by the coding sequence ATGCTTCTGATCCTGGCCGGGCCGGCGGCCAGGGCGGCCGAGCAGGTGGTCTTCGTCAGTGGGGCGTTTCGCCGCTCGATCCCCGTCGCCGACCTGGAACGGCTGGCCCGGACCGGTGAGGCCGTGGGCCTGCTGGGGGATGCCCTGCGGCTGGGCGGCAAGGACCCCGCCGAGGTCGGCAAGCTGCTGAACCACCGGGTGACGCTGCCGCTGGTGCAGACCACCCGGCTGTTGAGCACCCGCTTCGGCGAGAACGCCCTGGAACGGCTCTCCGGCATCCTCTATCCCCTCAAGGCGCCGCCGGTGGGCATGGTGGCCCTGCGTTCGGCCACGATCCTGGGGATCGAGGCCGGCTCGGGAACGCTGTCGGCGGTGGGATTCCTGCGGGCCTACCCCAACGAGGAGGTGGCCATCAACCTGCCGGCCCTGCAGTCGGCCCTGGCGGGGTTGAGCGGCATGGGCCACGTGGTGAAGGAGTTTCTCGAATCCGACCTCGGCTCCAACCTGGAGCGGGTGCAGGAGCCCGGTTCGCCGGCCCCCCCCTGA
- a CDS encoding Crp/Fnr family transcriptional regulator produces MRYRFLPDDPASAVRMPAGQTVLLDPTPRPGGSCLEVLDGIARVYCPCEETEGMTLAFLQSGDQLRTDRLCSDGVCVEALTPLCFRSDAEPTGGHGFDPVNEWTLQLLRIRHLGSAEQRLHALLSLLVRRLGRRCGPWCDLPFRLTHERIGELIGTTRVTTTRLISRIRAADLLEAPSGETGLRLAPALVDGAPLAA; encoded by the coding sequence ATGCGTTACCGCTTCCTCCCCGACGATCCCGCCAGTGCCGTGCGCATGCCCGCCGGCCAGACGGTCCTGCTCGATCCCACCCCCCGTCCCGGCGGCTCCTGCCTCGAGGTCCTCGACGGCATCGCCCGCGTTTACTGCCCCTGTGAGGAGACCGAGGGCATGACCCTGGCCTTCCTCCAATCCGGCGACCAGCTCCGCACCGACCGCCTCTGCAGCGATGGCGTCTGCGTCGAGGCCCTCACCCCTCTCTGCTTCCGCAGCGATGCCGAGCCCACGGGCGGCCATGGCTTCGATCCGGTCAACGAGTGGACCCTGCAGCTGCTGCGCATCCGCCACCTCGGCAGCGCCGAGCAGCGGCTCCATGCCCTGCTCTCCCTGCTGGTGCGCCGGCTGGGGCGCCGCTGCGGCCCCTGGTGCGATCTCCCCTTCCGCCTCACCCATGAGCGCATCGGCGAGCTGATCGGCACCACCCGCGTCACCACCACCCGGCTGATCTCCCGCATCCGCGCCGCCGACCTGCTCGAGGCCCCCAGCGGCGAGACCGGCCTGCGCCTGGCACCGGCCCTGGTGGATGGCGCCCCCCTGGCGGCCTGA
- a CDS encoding ferritin: protein MTSSTSSLPKTAVATGPAGRAMAQPMEAGLLEGLQDHLGLERKASAAYWAMALWFAERELRGFAAHLMAESRGEQQHAGLLADYLIARGQTVDLGELPAPCQQWSDAESALADAFRLEADVTTSLQLLYSMAERAGDVRTTVFLDPMIQGQIAAENGAAHLLGRVRFGRQEAAAMLLIDGELAAAQAAAALPV from the coding sequence ATGACCTCCTCGACCTCCTCCCTGCCCAAGACCGCGGTGGCCACCGGCCCCGCCGGGAGGGCCATGGCCCAGCCTATGGAGGCCGGGCTGCTCGAGGGTCTGCAGGACCATCTGGGCCTGGAGCGCAAGGCCAGTGCCGCCTACTGGGCCATGGCCCTCTGGTTCGCTGAGCGGGAACTGCGCGGATTCGCCGCCCACCTCATGGCCGAATCCCGCGGTGAGCAGCAGCATGCCGGCCTGCTGGCCGACTACCTGATCGCCCGCGGCCAGACGGTGGACCTCGGTGAACTGCCCGCCCCCTGCCAGCAGTGGAGCGACGCCGAGTCGGCCCTGGCGGATGCCTTCCGCCTGGAGGCCGATGTCACCACGTCTCTGCAGCTCCTCTATTCGATGGCGGAGCGCGCCGGCGATGTGCGCACCACCGTCTTCCTCGATCCGATGATCCAGGGCCAGATCGCCGCCGAGAACGGCGCGGCCCATCTGCTCGGCCGGGTGCGTTTCGGGCGCCAGGAGGCCGCCGCCATGCTGCTGATCGATGGGGAACTGGCGGCGGCCCAGGCGGCGGCGGCCCTCCCAGTCTGA
- a CDS encoding histone deacetylase family protein → MAAPGSQPSGGGEGQRQLGLPAPPLTPVPTTGIVCSASYRDHLTGPWHPECPARVDAVIQGLERAGLLARCRILPPRLATDAELLRCHTPGYLQQVREDIQAGRDQLSTGDTAISPHSERTARLAAGGVLAAVEAVMEQRVHRAYAVVRPPGHHASPARGMGFCIYNNVAVAARHLQAVHGLERILVVDWDVHHGNGTQDIFWSDPSVLFLSSHQAPLYPGSGSRQEQGEGPGSGYTRNCPLPAGTSGPEMVAAWREELLPLAEDFAPDFVLISAGFDSRAGDPLGDLRLQDRDFAALTRMLLSIAADHAQGRLVSALEGGYDLEGLASASAAHVACLLGDIGLR, encoded by the coding sequence ATGGCTGCCCCAGGTTCCCAACCGAGCGGTGGGGGTGAGGGGCAACGCCAGCTCGGTCTGCCTGCTCCCCCACTGACGCCGGTCCCGACCACCGGCATCGTCTGCAGCGCCAGCTACCGCGACCATCTCACCGGCCCCTGGCACCCGGAGTGCCCCGCCCGGGTCGATGCCGTGATTCAGGGCCTGGAGCGGGCCGGGCTGCTGGCCCGCTGCCGGATCCTCCCGCCCCGCCTGGCCACGGATGCGGAACTGCTGCGCTGTCACACGCCGGGGTATCTGCAGCAGGTCCGGGAGGATATCCAGGCCGGCCGTGACCAGCTCTCCACCGGCGATACCGCCATCAGCCCCCACTCGGAGCGAACGGCGCGGCTGGCGGCCGGGGGGGTGCTGGCGGCGGTGGAGGCCGTCATGGAACAGCGGGTGCACCGGGCCTATGCGGTGGTCAGGCCCCCGGGGCACCACGCCAGTCCGGCGCGGGGCATGGGCTTCTGCATCTACAACAACGTGGCCGTCGCCGCCCGTCATCTGCAGGCGGTGCATGGGCTCGAGAGGATCCTGGTCGTCGACTGGGATGTGCACCATGGCAACGGCACCCAGGACATCTTCTGGAGCGATCCCTCGGTGCTGTTCCTCAGCAGCCACCAGGCGCCGCTCTACCCGGGGTCGGGCTCCCGCCAGGAGCAGGGCGAGGGGCCAGGTTCCGGCTACACCCGCAACTGTCCCCTGCCGGCCGGCACGTCCGGGCCCGAGATGGTGGCCGCCTGGCGGGAGGAGCTGCTGCCGCTGGCCGAGGACTTCGCCCCGGATTTCGTGCTGATCTCGGCGGGTTTCGATTCCAGGGCCGGAGATCCCCTCGGGGATTTACGCCTCCAGGACAGGGATTTCGCGGCCCTGACCCGGATGCTGCTCAGCATCGCTGCGGACCATGCCCAGGGCCGTCTGGTGTCCGCGCTGGAGGGCGGCTACGACCTTGAGGGCCTGGCGTCGGCCAGCGCCGCCCACGTGGCCTGCTTGCTGGGGGACATCGGCCTACGTTGA
- a CDS encoding DUF1830 domain-containing protein, with the protein MRIIRCCGPEDFFLERVVFPFEVLTFHCPPATDVEIWARDSLGIVLTEQLPADALAMQQSGVSPRPAWLPQVPNRAVGVRGNASSVCLLPH; encoded by the coding sequence ATGCGGATCATCCGCTGCTGTGGCCCTGAGGATTTCTTCCTTGAGCGGGTTGTCTTTCCCTTTGAGGTGCTCACCTTCCATTGTCCGCCCGCCACGGACGTGGAGATCTGGGCACGGGATTCGCTGGGCATCGTCCTCACCGAACAGCTCCCCGCCGATGCCCTGGCGATGCAGCAAAGTGGGGTGTCGCCCCGTCCGGCATGGCTGCCCCAGGTTCCCAACCGAGCGGTGGGGGTGAGGGGCAACGCCAGCTCGGTCTGCCTGCTCCCCCACTGA
- a CDS encoding DCC1-like thiol-disulfide oxidoreductase family protein: MGAPPSPTPDLTPQLLGPNTPQSLRLVYDGGCPFCRHFALSSELRGGIPHLQIVDGRADAALRGALLARGLPLAQGAVLLQGEQAWHGAEAVRQLCILMRPSDPLLQLLVPLFHAPSRSRRLYPLLLAARRLALALKGLPLDPDRP, translated from the coding sequence ATGGGCGCCCCCCCATCCCCAACCCCCGATCTGACCCCACAGCTCCTTGGGCCCAACACCCCGCAGAGCCTGCGGCTCGTCTACGACGGAGGCTGTCCGTTCTGCCGTCATTTCGCCCTGAGCAGCGAACTGCGCGGCGGGATTCCCCATCTGCAGATCGTCGACGGGCGGGCCGACGCGGCCCTGCGCGGCGCCCTGCTGGCGCGGGGCCTGCCGCTGGCCCAGGGGGCGGTCCTGCTCCAGGGCGAGCAGGCCTGGCACGGGGCAGAAGCGGTGCGGCAGCTCTGCATCCTGATGCGGCCCAGTGATCCCCTGCTGCAGCTGCTGGTTCCGCTGTTCCATGCGCCGTCCCGGAGCCGCCGGCTGTACCCTCTGCTGCTGGCAGCGCGGCGCCTGGCCCTGGCCCTGAAGGGCCTGCCGCTGGATCCGGACCGCCCCTGA
- a CDS encoding M23 family metallopeptidase: MDSRFRRFLTALVLPWLLPLSLGPRPLFAMGEPPPRPAEIPLEVPVGDLGQNDRLPEPLRSRYRPAPVGVFPVHQAGALGYPLALQPTEQAPFGWRLADARNAWRMHTGLDLIAPEGTPVFAVLPGNVRLVDEVGGYGLLVVIDHGLGWQSLYAHLLDVSVLPGESLVAGQPIGRVGSSGSATTAHLHFEWRQLRQGRLVAVDPSPLLQPIGTGASVAGRAPLPPLP, encoded by the coding sequence ATGGATTCCCGCTTCCGACGGTTTCTGACGGCGTTGGTCCTGCCCTGGCTATTGCCCCTGTCCCTGGGACCCCGTCCCCTTTTCGCGATGGGGGAGCCGCCGCCCCGGCCGGCGGAGATTCCCCTGGAGGTGCCGGTGGGCGACCTGGGCCAGAACGACCGTTTGCCGGAACCGTTGCGGTCCCGCTACCGGCCGGCCCCGGTGGGGGTGTTTCCCGTGCACCAGGCCGGGGCCCTGGGCTATCCCCTCGCTCTTCAGCCCACCGAGCAGGCCCCGTTCGGCTGGCGGCTGGCCGACGCGCGCAACGCCTGGCGCATGCACACCGGCCTCGATCTGATTGCTCCGGAGGGAACCCCGGTGTTCGCCGTGCTGCCCGGCAACGTGCGGCTGGTGGATGAGGTGGGTGGCTATGGCCTGCTGGTGGTTATCGACCATGGCCTCGGCTGGCAGAGCCTGTACGCCCATCTGCTGGATGTGTCGGTTCTGCCCGGGGAGAGCCTGGTGGCGGGCCAGCCCATCGGCCGGGTCGGCAGCAGCGGCTCGGCCACCACGGCCCATCTGCACTTCGAGTGGCGCCAGCTGCGCCAGGGGCGACTGGTGGCGGTGGATCCCTCCCCGCTGCTGCAGCCGATCGGCACGGGCGCCTCCGTGGCGGGCCGGGCGCCCTTGCCGCCGCTGCCCTGA
- a CDS encoding RDD family protein — protein MERSETSPAPAIAYAGFWIRAAASLIDSLLMLIITAPLPLLLYVVADETAVLVVSTVVSALVVILFWRWKQGTPGKLMLRLRIVDAGTGGEPGLRQWCLRYVGYVISTLPLLLGFFWAAWDPRRQGWHDKLAGTVVIRVPRRTVPPPKRATGGATGAGNAGAGPPDPHRLRP, from the coding sequence ATGGAGCGCAGCGAAACCTCCCCCGCCCCGGCCATCGCCTACGCGGGATTCTGGATCCGCGCGGCGGCCTCGCTGATCGATTCGCTGCTGATGCTGATCATCACGGCCCCCCTGCCGCTCCTCCTCTATGTCGTGGCCGACGAGACGGCGGTGCTGGTTGTCAGCACGGTGGTGTCGGCCCTGGTGGTGATCCTGTTCTGGCGCTGGAAGCAGGGCACGCCCGGCAAGCTGATGCTGCGGTTGAGAATCGTCGATGCCGGAACCGGAGGCGAACCAGGCCTGCGCCAGTGGTGCCTGCGCTACGTGGGGTATGTCATCTCCACCCTGCCCCTGCTCCTGGGCTTCTTCTGGGCGGCCTGGGATCCCCGTCGCCAGGGCTGGCACGACAAGCTTGCCGGCACGGTGGTGATCCGTGTCCCACGCCGGACCGTCCCGCCCCCGAAGCGCGCGACGGGGGGCGCGACCGGGGCCGGGAACGCTGGGGCTGGACCCCCTGACCCCCATCGCCTGCGGCCATGA
- a CDS encoding methyltransferase family protein, with protein MTQLQAINIAKVTTIVALLVPALVLGLESERVAIYLALHISYCLWWLLEEVLFPWRTTQLFTEVVRPLQAVAVVLYVGVFYAVPGWLAMANPAPIGPLTIALGLSLYIFGSLLNTAADVQKGTAKVLGATLVADGAWRRVRHVNYLGDLLRYSSFAVIAGSPWAWLLPASVLALYLPRMIRKEASMAERYPAFEAYRQSSWWLLPGLV; from the coding sequence ATGACCCAGCTGCAAGCGATCAACATCGCCAAGGTGACCACGATTGTGGCGCTGCTGGTGCCTGCCCTGGTGCTGGGGCTGGAGTCGGAACGGGTCGCGATCTACCTCGCCCTCCACATCAGCTATTGCCTCTGGTGGCTGCTGGAGGAGGTGCTGTTTCCCTGGCGCACCACCCAGCTCTTCACCGAGGTGGTTCGGCCGCTGCAGGCCGTCGCGGTGGTGCTTTACGTCGGGGTGTTCTATGCGGTGCCGGGCTGGCTGGCCATGGCCAATCCGGCGCCCATCGGCCCGCTGACGATCGCCCTCGGGCTCAGCCTCTACATCTTCGGATCGCTGCTGAACACAGCGGCCGATGTGCAGAAGGGCACCGCCAAGGTCCTGGGGGCCACCCTGGTGGCGGACGGGGCCTGGCGCCGCGTCCGCCATGTCAACTACCTCGGCGACCTGCTCCGCTACAGCAGCTTTGCGGTGATCGCCGGTTCCCCGTGGGCCTGGCTGCTCCCCGCCTCCGTGCTGGCGCTCTACCTGCCCCGCATGATCCGCAAGGAAGCGTCCATGGCCGAGCGCTATCCCGCTTTTGAGGCCTATCGCCAGAGCAGCTGGTGGCTGCTGCCGGGGCTCGTCTAG
- a CDS encoding lytic transglycosylase domain-containing protein: MRVVTPVLLALLLVSAALAVTVSVQPAPTGLPTGTSAAASSPDATPASPPESSPPQPPPRVYPRLPRDPAAIASQLAAVEAALRAPDTPTGLLGELGHRQQVTYRRLAADPALAARVRSFLPVGWQGVMDRHLAARREFLAMHRGGRRPAVVPAWRIISPQPAADLLRYYREASAATGIPWEVLAAINLVETGMGRIDGVSVADARGPMQFLPTTWAQPGIGKGDIRDPEDAIHAAARYLVRRGGLRDIRRGLWGYNNSRHYVRAVLLYAELLRMDPQAFTGLYHWEIHYASSAGDLWLPVGYSQSRPLAVATYLERFPASAPPGP, encoded by the coding sequence ATGCGCGTCGTCACCCCGGTTCTGCTGGCCCTGCTGCTGGTTTCGGCGGCGCTTGCGGTCACCGTGTCGGTGCAGCCGGCGCCCACCGGCCTTCCCACTGGGACCTCCGCTGCCGCGTCGTCCCCGGATGCGACGCCAGCCTCGCCGCCGGAGTCTTCGCCGCCACAGCCGCCCCCGCGGGTCTACCCCCGGCTTCCGAGGGACCCTGCCGCCATCGCCTCCCAGCTGGCCGCCGTGGAGGCAGCCCTGCGGGCCCCCGATACCCCGACCGGGCTCCTGGGCGAGCTGGGGCATCGCCAGCAAGTCACCTATCGCCGGCTCGCCGCCGATCCGGCCCTGGCCGCCCGGGTCCGGAGCTTCCTGCCCGTCGGCTGGCAGGGGGTGATGGACCGCCACCTGGCGGCCCGTCGGGAGTTTCTGGCCATGCACCGGGGGGGGCGGCGTCCGGCCGTCGTGCCCGCCTGGCGGATCATCTCCCCGCAGCCCGCCGCCGACCTGCTGCGGTACTACCGGGAGGCGTCCGCCGCCACCGGCATCCCCTGGGAGGTCCTTGCCGCCATCAACCTGGTCGAAACGGGCATGGGCCGCATCGATGGCGTTTCCGTCGCCGACGCCCGCGGCCCGATGCAGTTCCTTCCCACCACCTGGGCCCAGCCCGGCATCGGCAAGGGCGACATCCGCGATCCCGAAGACGCGATCCACGCCGCCGCTCGCTACCTGGTGCGGCGCGGGGGCCTGCGGGACATTCGCCGGGGGCTGTGGGGCTACAACAACAGCCGGCATTACGTCCGGGCTGTGCTGCTCTACGCCGAGCTGCTGCGCATGGATCCCCAGGCCTTCACCGGCCTCTACCACTGGGAGATCCATTACGCCTCTTCTGCCGGCGACCTCTGGCTGCCGGTGGGCTATAGCCAGAGCCGCCCCCTGGCAGTCGCCACCTACCTGGAGCGTTTCCCCGCCTCGGCCCCTCCGGGACCCTGA
- a CDS encoding alpha-amylase family glycosyl hydrolase, giving the protein MYEQISHSLLNSILDDLRPEIRRQDLRHFYTRLGANFYAIHSLFVTLYGHRDDFKFQLLRLVETMARGYIDRSPELESLDIARENDYNWFLSQKWVGMAIYSNGFAENLPDLITKIAYFQELGINMVHILPILMCPSGKSDGGYAISDFRRIDARVGTLDDLRRIADEFRKREILLVLDIVLNHTSDEHEWAQRAIAGEQHYQDYYHVFDDRDIPDVFEQSMPEVFPESDPGNFTWNGEMGKWVMTVFHEYQWDLNYSNPAVFIEMLDVLLFWANQGVDVLRLDAVAFLWKKLGTTCQNERKAHLILQLMKDCCQVTAPGVLFIAEAIVAPTEITKYFGEDAIVAKECEIAYNATLMALLWDAVATRNTRLLCQGLKSLPSKLERATWLNYVRCHDDIGFGFDDSDIEQVGYDPRAHRRFLIDYFKGDFDAIPRGLTFMPNDTTGDARICGSLASLVGLESALESKDQPLIATAISRILLMHGVILSFGGIPLIYNGDALGVLNDYSFYDDPSKCNDTRWVHRPKIDWARAELRRKQGTVEHTIFSAIKKMIAIRKEISAFADFNNRQILALENDHLLAFVRTNHLRPSDLVLVVANFNDQPRFFDLDSLVPPVLSSHDGLVDLHSGRRPSQSGSRIVLQAYQFYWLTKT; this is encoded by the coding sequence ATGTACGAACAGATCTCCCACTCCCTTTTGAACTCGATCCTGGATGACCTGCGCCCGGAGATCCGGCGCCAGGACCTGCGTCACTTCTACACCAGGCTGGGTGCCAACTTCTACGCCATCCATTCGTTGTTCGTCACCCTCTATGGCCATCGTGACGACTTCAAGTTCCAGCTTCTGCGTCTGGTAGAAACCATGGCACGAGGCTATATCGATCGCTCCCCCGAACTTGAGTCTCTTGATATCGCAAGGGAGAATGACTACAACTGGTTCCTCTCCCAGAAGTGGGTTGGGATGGCCATTTACTCTAATGGTTTCGCGGAGAACCTTCCTGATCTGATCACCAAGATTGCCTACTTCCAGGAGCTGGGCATCAACATGGTGCATATCCTTCCGATCCTGATGTGCCCATCTGGTAAGAGCGACGGTGGCTATGCGATCAGTGACTTCCGTCGCATTGATGCCAGGGTGGGCACGCTTGATGATCTGCGCAGGATTGCCGACGAGTTCAGGAAGCGTGAGATTCTGCTTGTGCTGGATATCGTGCTGAACCACACATCGGATGAACACGAGTGGGCCCAGCGTGCGATAGCTGGTGAACAGCATTATCAGGATTATTACCACGTCTTTGACGACAGGGATATTCCCGATGTCTTCGAGCAGAGCATGCCGGAGGTCTTCCCCGAGAGCGATCCCGGCAACTTCACCTGGAATGGGGAGATGGGGAAATGGGTCATGACGGTCTTCCACGAGTACCAGTGGGACCTCAACTACTCCAACCCTGCGGTGTTCATCGAGATGCTCGATGTGCTGCTGTTCTGGGCCAACCAGGGCGTCGATGTTCTGCGGCTCGATGCCGTTGCCTTCCTCTGGAAGAAGCTCGGTACCACCTGCCAGAACGAACGCAAGGCCCACCTCATCCTGCAGTTGATGAAGGACTGCTGCCAGGTGACCGCGCCGGGTGTCCTGTTCATCGCCGAGGCCATCGTGGCCCCCACCGAGATCACCAAATACTTCGGCGAAGACGCCATCGTGGCGAAGGAATGCGAGATTGCCTACAACGCCACCCTGATGGCCTTGCTCTGGGATGCCGTGGCCACCCGCAACACCCGGCTCCTCTGCCAGGGCCTCAAGAGCCTGCCCAGCAAGCTGGAGCGGGCCACCTGGCTGAACTACGTCCGCTGCCATGACGACATCGGCTTCGGTTTCGATGACAGTGACATCGAGCAGGTCGGCTACGACCCCCGCGCCCACCGGCGCTTTCTGATCGACTACTTCAAGGGGGATTTCGATGCGATCCCTCGCGGGCTCACCTTCATGCCCAACGACACCACGGGCGATGCCCGCATCTGCGGGTCCCTGGCCTCCCTTGTCGGTCTGGAGTCGGCCCTCGAATCGAAGGATCAGCCACTGATTGCAACCGCCATCAGCCGTATCCTGCTGATGCATGGAGTCATTCTGTCGTTCGGGGGCATCCCGCTCATTTATAACGGCGACGCCTTGGGCGTGTTGAATGACTACAGCTTCTACGACGACCCCAGCAAGTGCAACGACACCCGCTGGGTGCATCGCCCGAAGATCGACTGGGCCAGGGCAGAGCTCAGGCGGAAGCAGGGAACCGTGGAACATACAATCTTTTCGGCGATCAAGAAGATGATCGCGATCCGCAAGGAGATTTCAGCCTTTGCCGATTTCAATAATCGTCAGATCCTGGCTCTCGAGAATGACCATCTGCTGGCGTTCGTGCGCACCAATCACCTGCGGCCATCGGACCTGGTGCTGGTGGTGGCCAACTTCAACGACCAGCCCCGGTTCTTCGATCTCGACAGCCTGGTGCCGCCGGTCTTGAGCAGCCACGATGGGCTGGTGGATCTGCACTCGGGCCGCCGGCCGTCCCAGTCCGGCAGCCGCATCGTGCTGCAGGCTTACCAGTTCTACTGGCTGACCAAGACCTGA